From Halalkalicoccus sp. CG83, one genomic window encodes:
- a CDS encoding class I SAM-dependent methyltransferase, producing MKGKEWYQTAEVAEEYEDKRFSRGGRLIDRREKEAVLSALDPLEGKRVLEIACGTGRFSAMLASQGADVIGLDISDAMLSQGREKAHRSGVDDHLEFVRGDASRLPFPDDHFDAVLAMRFFHLIPNPDRYLREIRRVTDDQLVFDTFNTPSTRAVYNWLLPMGSRLYSEMDVRGMLDRTEFDLVSAEHDFLVPYGLYRAIPGSIAEAIYRADERLGRTDVGENLASVTYWNSRIREQPEIDR from the coding sequence GTGAAGGGCAAGGAGTGGTACCAGACGGCGGAGGTCGCGGAGGAATACGAGGACAAGCGCTTCTCCCGCGGCGGCCGCCTGATCGATCGCCGGGAGAAGGAGGCAGTGCTCTCGGCGCTCGACCCCCTCGAGGGAAAACGAGTCCTCGAGATCGCCTGTGGTACCGGGCGGTTCTCGGCGATGCTCGCCTCGCAGGGCGCGGACGTGATCGGTCTCGACATCTCGGACGCGATGCTGTCGCAGGGCCGCGAGAAGGCCCATCGGAGCGGCGTCGATGATCACTTGGAGTTCGTCCGCGGTGACGCCTCCAGACTCCCGTTTCCCGACGATCACTTCGACGCGGTGTTGGCGATGCGGTTTTTCCACCTGATCCCCAACCCCGACCGGTATCTCCGCGAGATCCGCCGGGTAACCGACGACCAACTGGTGTTCGACACGTTCAACACGCCGAGCACGCGGGCCGTCTACAACTGGCTGCTGCCGATGGGATCACGGCTCTACTCGGAGATGGACGTCCGAGGGATGCTCGATCGGACCGAGTTCGACCTCGTCTCCGCCGAGCACGACTTCCTCGTACCCTACGGTCTCTATCGGGCGATCCCGGGATCGATCGCCGAGGCGATCTACCGGGCCGACGAACGCCTCGGACGAACCGACGTCGGCGAGAACCTGGCGTCGGTTACCTACTGGAACAGCCGGATCCGCGAACAGCCCGAGATCGACCGATAG
- a CDS encoding MarR family transcriptional regulator has product MSTSTEDRAMGGETILSEEEYRERLVELPPSAKLVAKVLETDAPLSQGQLAEESLLPDRTVRYALNRLQEVDIVVSRYSFRDARKQVYHLRR; this is encoded by the coding sequence ATGAGCACCAGTACCGAGGACCGCGCCATGGGGGGCGAGACGATCCTCTCGGAGGAGGAGTACAGGGAGAGGCTCGTCGAACTGCCGCCGAGCGCGAAGCTCGTCGCGAAGGTCCTCGAGACCGACGCGCCGCTCTCGCAGGGCCAGCTCGCCGAGGAGTCGCTCCTGCCCGATCGAACCGTGCGCTACGCGCTGAACCGTCTCCAGGAGGTCGACATCGTCGTCTCCCGGTACAGCTTCCGCGACGCGAGAAAGCAGGTCTATCACCTGCGTCGATAG
- a CDS encoding MBL fold metallo-hydrolase has protein sequence MRIDRFPVPTTTSAPAGATNAYVVGDLVVDPATRSDALDSAAVDASHVAVTHTHPDHVGALAEYADSRTVWALSGHEDRLREATGVDPDRSFEDGDSIGSLTVLETPGHAPDHVAFAADDAVLCGDLAMAESSVFVGGEGADMGAYLDSLRRIREREPSRLLPGHGEPIEAPAERLEWLIDHRLERERRVLRAVEDGNRTVEGIRDAAYEKELSGLEELASATVRTHLAKLAEEGRVEFDGTRARPT, from the coding sequence ATGAGGATCGATCGATTCCCCGTTCCGACGACCACCAGCGCTCCAGCCGGTGCGACGAACGCCTACGTCGTCGGGGACCTCGTCGTCGACCCCGCCACCCGGAGCGACGCCCTCGATTCGGCTGCCGTGGACGCCTCGCACGTCGCGGTCACGCACACCCATCCGGATCACGTCGGCGCTTTGGCCGAGTACGCCGACTCCCGAACGGTCTGGGCGCTCTCGGGCCACGAGGACCGACTGCGTGAGGCGACGGGCGTCGATCCCGACCGGAGCTTCGAGGACGGTGACTCGATCGGCAGCCTCACCGTCCTCGAGACGCCCGGCCACGCTCCCGATCACGTCGCGTTCGCCGCCGACGACGCCGTCCTCTGTGGCGACCTCGCGATGGCCGAGAGCAGCGTCTTCGTCGGCGGCGAGGGCGCCGACATGGGAGCGTACCTCGACTCGCTCCGTCGAATCCGCGAGCGCGAGCCCTCTCGCCTGCTTCCGGGCCACGGCGAACCGATTGAGGCGCCCGCGGAACGGCTGGAGTGGCTGATCGACCACCGGCTCGAACGCGAACGGCGGGTGCTTCGCGCGGTCGAGGACGGTAATCGAACCGTCGAGGGGATCCGCGACGCCGCCTACGAGAAGGAACTCTCGGGGCTCGAGGAGCTCGCGAGCGCGACGGTCCGCACCCACCTCGCGAAGCTCGCCGAGGAGGGTCGGGTCGAGTTCGACGGTACGCGGGCCCGTCCCACGTAG
- a CDS encoding YkgJ family cysteine cluster protein, translated as MESLETELDRARALDPGKLADAIESIGFECTRCGACCKSEAEDPHTATVFPDEVRELQERGDYDWRDVARPMPYGLDAGEDGEGETFEWALATDGCGDCTFYEEEDGVGACTVHEDRPLICRTYPFSVVLSEDSEGGQPMGEAVDRKGPVRAHECEGLGREIDREDAEELAEALKERAIRELEEAIGVRENYRPVERAPGEVVVHDSEGPKRGDGTSVTAGDTSITRDADG; from the coding sequence ATGGAGTCGCTCGAGACCGAACTCGATCGCGCGCGAGCGCTGGACCCGGGGAAGCTCGCGGACGCCATCGAGTCGATCGGCTTCGAGTGCACCCGATGTGGGGCCTGCTGTAAGAGCGAGGCCGAGGATCCCCACACCGCCACGGTGTTCCCCGACGAGGTGCGCGAGCTGCAGGAACGTGGAGATTACGATTGGCGCGACGTCGCCCGTCCGATGCCGTACGGACTCGACGCGGGCGAGGACGGCGAGGGCGAGACCTTCGAGTGGGCGCTCGCGACCGACGGCTGTGGCGACTGCACCTTCTACGAGGAGGAGGACGGCGTCGGCGCCTGCACCGTCCACGAGGATCGCCCGCTGATCTGTCGGACCTACCCCTTCAGCGTCGTTCTCTCCGAGGACTCGGAGGGAGGCCAGCCGATGGGCGAGGCAGTTGACCGTAAGGGACCCGTCCGCGCCCACGAGTGCGAGGGACTCGGCCGGGAGATCGATCGCGAGGACGCCGAGGAGCTGGCCGAAGCCCTGAAAGAACGCGCGATCCGCGAACTCGAGGAGGCGATCGGCGTTCGCGAGAACTACCGACCGGTCGAGCGTGCTCCGGGCGAGGTCGTCGTCCACGACTCCGAGGGACCGAAACGGGGCGACGGAACCTCCGTAACGGCCGGCGACACTTCTATAACGCGCGACGCCGACGGCTAG
- a CDS encoding TRAM domain-containing protein, whose amino-acid sequence MEISDKLLCLFNAELTETDDGYVVEVPESEIETGSLDSGETYRVALISREAIESESGESSRSSRPSTEPQPPVEQGEIRYVEIEDIGKQGDGIARVERGYVIIVPGAEIGEQVKVEISEVKSNFAVGEVIEETL is encoded by the coding sequence ATGGAAATATCTGATAAACTCCTGTGTCTGTTCAACGCCGAGCTCACCGAGACCGACGACGGCTACGTCGTCGAGGTCCCCGAGAGCGAGATCGAGACCGGCTCTCTCGATTCCGGCGAAACCTACCGCGTCGCGCTCATCTCACGTGAGGCGATCGAGAGCGAGTCGGGCGAATCGAGCCGTTCGTCGCGCCCGTCGACCGAGCCACAGCCGCCGGTCGAACAGGGCGAGATCCGCTACGTCGAGATCGAGGACATCGGCAAACAGGGCGACGGCATCGCCCGCGTCGAGCGCGGCTACGTGATCATCGTCCCCGGCGCCGAGATCGGCGAACAGGTCAAGGTCGAGATCAGCGAGGTCAAGTCGAACTTCGCGGTCGGCGAGGTCATCGAGGAGACGCTATAA
- a CDS encoding radical SAM protein: protein MTDPADLSVTLVDGYVDEPAHFGVPPYISTYPRYTAGALVDAGVSPGNVTYHTIDELRDDRSKWRDVEEADLMIYIGGMTVPGNYVGGTPAEPDEVKKLAWVSRGTSLMGGPVRFGVGEENAGAQDMERKDLDYEFVAKGDVEAAAYDLVDGGLEGFGDRMRSNEEIDRWARKGAFVIEQHPNHPDYLICEMETSRGCAYRCSFCTEPLYGDPAFRSAESVVKEVDGLSDRGARHFRLGRQADILAFGGDGEAPNPDALRELYGGIREVAPDLRTLHLDNMNPVTIVDYPERSREGIRTIAEHNTPGDTAAFGLESADPVVQEENDLLVTAEECLEAVRVVNEEGGWRPGEEPGSGPATGTDAPNRLPKLLPGINLVHGLQGERRETYEHNKRFLQRVYDEGLMLRRINIRQVMAFAGTEMGETGAEIAREHKQLFKTYKREVRKEIDNPMLKRVVPPGTVLEDVHLEYHEDGRTFGRQPGTYSLLIGIPGERELGRTIDVAVVDHGYRSVTGVPYPLDLNGASMDELTAIPGVGRSTAGDIVVGRPHESARTLKEELGVDLGRFA, encoded by the coding sequence ATGACCGATCCGGCGGATCTCTCGGTGACGCTCGTCGACGGCTACGTCGACGAGCCGGCGCACTTCGGCGTCCCTCCCTACATCTCGACCTACCCACGGTACACGGCGGGCGCGCTCGTCGACGCGGGCGTCTCCCCCGGGAACGTCACCTACCACACGATCGACGAACTACGCGATGACCGGTCGAAGTGGCGCGACGTCGAGGAGGCGGACCTGATGATCTACATCGGCGGGATGACCGTCCCCGGAAACTACGTCGGCGGAACGCCCGCCGAGCCCGACGAGGTGAAGAAACTGGCGTGGGTGTCTCGGGGGACTTCGTTGATGGGCGGACCCGTGCGGTTCGGCGTCGGCGAGGAGAACGCCGGTGCACAGGACATGGAGCGGAAGGACCTCGACTACGAGTTCGTCGCGAAGGGCGACGTCGAGGCCGCCGCCTACGACCTGGTCGACGGCGGACTCGAGGGGTTCGGCGACCGGATGCGGAGCAACGAGGAGATCGACCGGTGGGCACGGAAGGGTGCGTTCGTGATCGAACAGCACCCCAACCACCCGGACTACCTGATCTGCGAGATGGAGACGTCGAGAGGGTGTGCCTACCGGTGTTCGTTCTGCACCGAACCGCTCTACGGCGACCCCGCGTTCCGCAGCGCCGAGAGCGTGGTGAAGGAGGTCGATGGGCTCTCGGATCGCGGCGCTCGGCACTTCCGACTGGGACGCCAGGCCGACATCCTCGCGTTCGGCGGCGACGGCGAGGCACCCAACCCCGACGCGCTCCGCGAGCTCTACGGCGGCATTCGCGAGGTCGCGCCCGACCTCCGGACGCTGCATCTCGACAACATGAACCCCGTGACGATCGTCGACTACCCGGAGCGCTCGCGCGAGGGGATCCGGACCATCGCCGAGCACAACACCCCCGGCGACACCGCCGCGTTCGGCCTCGAGAGCGCGGATCCGGTCGTCCAGGAGGAGAACGACCTGCTGGTCACCGCCGAGGAGTGCCTCGAGGCGGTACGCGTCGTCAACGAGGAGGGCGGCTGGCGACCGGGCGAGGAGCCCGGATCCGGTCCCGCAACTGGCACCGACGCCCCGAACCGCCTTCCCAAACTCCTGCCGGGGATCAACCTCGTCCACGGGCTACAGGGCGAGCGCCGCGAGACCTACGAGCACAACAAGCGCTTCCTCCAGCGGGTCTACGACGAGGGGCTGATGCTACGGCGGATCAACATCCGCCAGGTGATGGCGTTCGCAGGTACGGAGATGGGCGAGACCGGCGCGGAGATCGCCCGCGAGCACAAGCAGCTGTTCAAGACGTACAAGCGCGAGGTCCGCAAGGAGATCGACAATCCGATGCTGAAGCGGGTCGTGCCGCCGGGCACCGTCCTGGAGGACGTCCACCTCGAGTACCACGAGGACGGCCGGACGTTCGGCCGCCAGCCCGGCACCTACTCGCTGCTGATCGGCATCCCGGGCGAGCGCGAACTCGGGCGGACGATCGACGTCGCGGTCGTGGACCACGGCTACCGATCGGTGACCGGCGTCCCCTACCCGCTCGACCTCAACGGCGCGAGCATGGACGAGCTCACGGCGATCCCCGGTGTCGGCCGGTCGACGGCGGGCGACATCGTCGTCGGCCGACCCCACGAATCAGCGCGTACACTCAAGGAGGAACTCGGCGTCGACCTGGGTCGATTCGCGTGA
- a CDS encoding metallophosphoesterase: MRLGIVSDTHDNVAAIERATERFREEGVETLIHCGDFIAPPVLPFFEDFSLHGVLGNNDGELEGLEAGFEAIDGELHGRFADLELGGKRFAVLHGESKEEVEGYAESGEYDYVLYGHHHERERREVDDTVVVNPGAHFPTVPEEHRTVAILDTETDEVRFLEVRV; the protein is encoded by the coding sequence ATGCGACTCGGCATCGTCTCGGACACCCACGACAACGTCGCGGCGATCGAGCGAGCGACCGAGCGGTTCCGCGAGGAGGGCGTGGAGACGCTGATCCACTGCGGCGACTTCATCGCGCCGCCGGTACTCCCCTTCTTCGAGGACTTCTCGCTCCACGGCGTGCTCGGCAACAACGACGGCGAACTCGAGGGGCTCGAGGCCGGCTTCGAGGCGATAGACGGCGAGCTCCACGGCCGCTTCGCCGACCTCGAGCTGGGCGGGAAGCGTTTCGCGGTGCTCCACGGCGAATCGAAGGAGGAGGTCGAGGGCTACGCGGAGTCCGGCGAGTACGACTACGTGCTCTACGGCCACCACCACGAACGCGAGCGCCGGGAGGTCGACGACACCGTCGTCGTGAACCCCGGGGCGCACTTCCCGACGGTACCGGAGGAACACCGAACGGTGGCGATCCTCGACACCGAGACGGACGAGGTGCGGTTCCTCGAGGTCAGGGTGTAA
- a CDS encoding DUF7559 family protein — protein MPATLELVCTDDDCELDMFELHYTYDMPDDVGVDDFQCPYCGGVDCLEAVEL, from the coding sequence ATGCCAGCGACCCTGGAACTCGTCTGTACGGACGACGACTGTGAACTCGACATGTTCGAACTCCACTACACCTACGACATGCCCGACGACGTGGGCGTCGACGACTTCCAGTGTCCCTACTGTGGCGGCGTCGACTGCCTCGAGGCGGTCGAGCTATGA
- a CDS encoding Hsp20/alpha crystallin family protein — protein sequence MNVWEVGRSIGNRVAESVGRVASRVQESRPLGADLLESEDAYLVVFDAPGVEKRDVQVRFADGDVLVRMDRFREFYEDFEMRFPGRGLSLDGRVRLPDDAVDADSATATLRTNGTLQVHIPKREVDANVTTVEIEETAAEADSDVGVGTDDFDDGADAGFDADGIADDEDPDVDPDEPVGNA from the coding sequence ATGAACGTATGGGAGGTCGGCCGATCGATCGGCAACCGGGTCGCCGAGAGCGTCGGACGCGTCGCGAGCCGGGTCCAGGAGAGCCGACCGCTGGGCGCCGATCTGCTCGAGAGCGAGGACGCCTACCTCGTGGTGTTCGACGCTCCCGGCGTCGAGAAACGGGACGTCCAGGTCCGGTTCGCCGACGGCGACGTGCTCGTCCGCATGGATCGGTTTCGGGAGTTCTACGAGGACTTCGAGATGCGCTTTCCCGGTCGCGGACTCTCGCTCGACGGCCGGGTGCGGCTGCCCGATGACGCGGTCGACGCGGACTCGGCGACCGCGACGCTGCGGACGAACGGCACGCTGCAGGTCCACATCCCCAAACGAGAGGTCGACGCGAACGTCACTACCGTCGAGATCGAGGAGACCGCGGCGGAGGCCGACTCCGACGTCGGCGTCGGAACCGACGACTTCGACGACGGTGCGGACGCCGGCTTCGACGCGGACGGCATCGCCGACGACGAGGACCCGGACGTCGACCCCGACGAACCGGTCGGGAACGCCTGA
- a CDS encoding NAD(P)/FAD-dependent oxidoreductase → MRPNDVAVIGGGAVGATAAYDLVRRGVRVTLFERGGIAGESTGRAAGVLYGAFAEDRDAAIGRRSIERFRELSGEGDFEFRETPYVWLAREGDERRGEAIETQVRRMRVHGVDVELLAPGELAEVAPALRTDDVGAAAVARDAGRTDPASYARLLVRKAEREGATVRTGTTVSLDAGFDGAVVLDDGQESFDAVVVAAGAHTKRLLADAGHRIATKPYRVQALTAGFQARGEPNGSRRTTDDAGVPMVYDATAGFYLRPHPDGLLIGDGTEEVESDPDEWERGADPEFVESALERAGERLAVEGLAVEEAWAGLCTATPDRNPLLGWLDEDRGLYVATGWQGHGFMRSPALGERIARELCGEPGIDAFDPTRFTGEEEFAIVEGMAVD, encoded by the coding sequence ATGAGGCCGAACGACGTGGCCGTGATCGGCGGCGGCGCGGTCGGCGCGACGGCCGCGTACGATCTCGTACGCCGTGGCGTGCGCGTCACGCTGTTCGAGCGCGGCGGGATCGCGGGCGAAAGCACCGGCCGGGCGGCCGGCGTGCTCTACGGCGCGTTCGCCGAGGACCGCGACGCCGCGATCGGCCGGCGGTCGATCGAGCGGTTTCGCGAGCTCTCGGGCGAGGGCGACTTCGAGTTCCGCGAGACGCCGTACGTCTGGCTCGCCCGCGAGGGCGACGAGCGGCGGGGAGAGGCGATAGAGACGCAGGTCCGGCGGATGCGGGTCCACGGAGTGGACGTCGAACTCCTCGCTCCCGGGGAACTCGCCGAGGTCGCGCCCGCGCTGCGGACCGACGACGTCGGAGCCGCCGCGGTGGCCCGCGACGCGGGCCGAACCGACCCGGCGAGCTATGCCCGGCTGCTGGTTCGGAAGGCCGAACGCGAGGGTGCAACGGTACGGACTGGGACGACCGTCTCGCTCGACGCTGGGTTCGACGGAGCGGTCGTGCTCGACGACGGGCAAGAGTCGTTCGACGCCGTGGTGGTGGCGGCCGGCGCGCACACGAAACGACTGCTCGCCGACGCCGGCCATCGGATCGCGACGAAACCCTACCGGGTGCAGGCGCTGACCGCCGGGTTTCAGGCCCGAGGCGAGCCAAACGGGAGTCGACGGACGACCGACGACGCCGGAGTGCCGATGGTCTACGACGCCACCGCGGGGTTCTACCTCCGGCCCCACCCCGACGGACTGCTGATCGGCGACGGCACCGAGGAGGTCGAATCGGACCCCGACGAGTGGGAACGCGGCGCGGATCCGGAGTTCGTCGAGAGCGCGCTCGAGCGGGCGGGCGAACGGCTCGCCGTCGAGGGACTCGCCGTCGAGGAGGCGTGGGCGGGTCTCTGCACGGCCACTCCCGACCGGAACCCGCTTCTGGGCTGGCTCGACGAGGACCGAGGCCTCTACGTCGCGACCGGCTGGCAGGGCCACGGGTTCATGCGATCGCCGGCGCTGGGCGAGCGGATCGCACGGGAGCTATGCGGCGAGCCGGGGATCGACGCGTTCGATCCGACGCGCTTCACCGGCGAGGAGGAGTTCGCGATCGTCGAGGGGATGGCCGTCGACTGA
- a CDS encoding DUF7388 family protein translates to MARGESVLETGIDAAALKPAECDVSRATGLAFDTVVIDYEGREHLPERGTLETLAVTHELHLTTPVRADGFDPLGDDSLLDRIPEEARRVLVAGHAAYLEESERSRALAPRFGAAIAEAPDAWVGTEGVERIALATGATQFELLGRSTERDVRALRAAGFDGEIAVYAPTVLTDDADAVLDAVGAYVARRRPVARALPPDAPTDAGAEGRARDVLLAAAGDFALVGTPKAIRERIDGLREAGADTIVGYPARGIESFLD, encoded by the coding sequence ATGGCGAGAGGTGAGTCCGTTCTCGAGACCGGCATCGACGCCGCCGCGCTCAAGCCCGCTGAGTGTGACGTCTCGCGGGCGACCGGGCTAGCGTTCGACACCGTGGTGATTGACTACGAGGGTCGCGAGCACCTGCCCGAGCGAGGGACCCTCGAGACGCTCGCCGTCACGCACGAACTGCACCTGACCACCCCCGTGCGGGCCGACGGGTTCGACCCGCTGGGCGACGACTCGCTGCTCGATCGGATTCCCGAGGAGGCACGGCGGGTGCTCGTCGCCGGCCACGCCGCCTACCTCGAGGAATCGGAGCGCTCGCGGGCGCTCGCGCCGCGCTTCGGCGCCGCGATCGCGGAGGCGCCCGACGCCTGGGTCGGCACCGAGGGCGTCGAGCGGATCGCGCTGGCGACGGGCGCGACGCAGTTCGAACTGCTCGGGCGCTCGACGGAGCGGGACGTCCGGGCGCTCCGAGCGGCCGGGTTCGACGGCGAGATCGCCGTCTACGCGCCCACCGTGTTGACCGACGACGCCGACGCGGTGCTCGACGCGGTCGGCGCCTACGTCGCCCGTCGTCGGCCCGTCGCTCGGGCGCTTCCCCCGGACGCGCCGACCGACGCCGGTGCCGAGGGTCGTGCCCGTGACGTGCTGCTCGCTGCGGCCGGGGACTTCGCGCTCGTGGGCACCCCGAAGGCGATCCGCGAGCGGATCGACGGCCTGCGCGAGGCGGGCGCCGACACGATCGTGGGCTATCCCGCCCGCGGGATCGAGTCCTTCCTCGACTGA
- a CDS encoding NUDIX hydrolase, which yields MDLSRVAEHTPRRVTDQKREAAVLVPVIERESGPHLLFTKRSEDLRDHPGQMSFPGGGRETEDEDRYATALREGNEEIGLLDGEAELVGRLDDIRTVTEYSITPFVVRIPDRRYEPDDREVAEIAVLPIAALVDETNHEHERREHPYYGEIVIHYFRIDGYTVWGATGRIVVQFLELATDWRAPVRLDPESYG from the coding sequence ATGGACCTCAGCCGGGTCGCCGAACACACGCCGCGGCGGGTCACCGACCAGAAGCGCGAGGCCGCGGTGTTGGTCCCCGTGATCGAGCGCGAGAGCGGACCGCATCTGCTGTTTACGAAGCGATCGGAGGACCTCCGCGATCACCCCGGTCAGATGAGCTTCCCCGGCGGCGGGCGCGAGACCGAGGACGAGGACCGCTACGCGACCGCGCTGCGGGAGGGCAACGAGGAGATCGGCCTTCTCGACGGTGAGGCGGAACTCGTCGGCCGGCTCGACGACATCCGCACCGTCACCGAGTACTCGATCACCCCGTTCGTCGTCCGGATCCCGGATCGGCGCTACGAGCCCGACGACCGCGAGGTCGCGGAGATCGCCGTCCTCCCGATCGCGGCGCTCGTCGACGAGACGAACCACGAGCACGAACGCCGCGAACACCCCTACTACGGCGAGATCGTCATCCACTACTTCCGCATCGACGGCTACACCGTCTGGGGGGCGACGGGACGGATCGTCGTCCAGTTCCTCGAACTCGCCACCGACTGGCGTGCCCCCGTCCGCCTCGATCCGGAGTCCTACGGCTAA
- a CDS encoding DUF7109 family protein, with amino-acid sequence MTHDELAGVVDLFGALTREELAEARSELAFRQGEEEPDPAAVDAALEEYALVEHEGLLVAGPAAFPTLPPEASDLPYIVDVPEREVDHEEIGERVRDDLLAAVERDDPERLRELSYDLEAWAPVDASDVRARLESEGEES; translated from the coding sequence GTGACACACGACGAGCTCGCCGGGGTCGTCGACCTCTTCGGCGCGCTCACTCGCGAGGAGCTCGCGGAGGCACGCTCGGAGCTCGCGTTCCGGCAGGGCGAGGAGGAGCCCGACCCGGCGGCGGTCGACGCCGCGCTCGAGGAGTACGCGCTGGTCGAACACGAGGGACTGCTCGTCGCCGGACCCGCGGCGTTCCCGACGCTGCCGCCGGAGGCGTCGGACCTCCCGTATATCGTGGACGTGCCCGAACGCGAAGTCGATCACGAGGAGATCGGCGAGCGCGTCCGCGACGACCTGCTCGCGGCCGTCGAGAGGGACGATCCGGAACGACTGCGCGAACTGAGCTACGACCTCGAGGCGTGGGCGCCGGTCGACGCGAGCGACGTACGCGCTCGCCTGGAGTCGGAGGGGGAGGAATCGTGA
- a CDS encoding winged helix-turn-helix domain-containing protein, which yields MDDADVLEAVRDCDPATAKRIADRLSISPETVHERLATLEEDGRIERADDGDGDDGRWTVTRDPRIDESVDRMTDRLGRERRR from the coding sequence ATGGACGACGCCGACGTGCTCGAGGCGGTCCGCGACTGTGACCCCGCGACGGCGAAGCGGATCGCCGATCGACTCTCGATATCCCCCGAAACCGTCCACGAACGCCTCGCGACCCTCGAGGAGGACGGTCGAATCGAGCGTGCCGACGACGGAGACGGGGACGACGGGCGGTGGACGGTCACTCGGGACCCCCGCATCGACGAGAGCGTCGATCGGATGACCGATCGCCTGGGCCGCGAACGACGGCGCTAG
- a CDS encoding glycosyltransferase family protein: MEYVQERIATLHDLTDPTPETPTGRAAVVMPMTDREYAGLAPEHTLATLETVDPGRVIVPLRAPEERVGPFVEWLSDFDLDLTVLWCNAPAVEALLAEHGLDGEAGKGRDVWLGTGLAAEREEFVVVHDADARTYGPGHVARLLAPLSTGFEFAKGYYARVEHGRLYGRLFRLFYEPLVAALAERHDAAILEYLGAFRYALAGEMGMTADLARELRVEPTWGLEVGVLGDAFSRAGFAGTAQVDLGAHEHDHRAVGGSAGLAEMSRGVGAALFRVLADEGIEPDFERLAERYPEVATRFVRQYAADAAFNGLSYDPDEERAQVGRYVEAIVPPEADRRLPPWSAVPVDPGRVAAVSADAIDSG, encoded by the coding sequence ATGGAGTACGTCCAGGAGCGGATCGCCACCCTCCACGACCTGACCGACCCGACGCCCGAGACGCCGACGGGCCGGGCGGCGGTCGTCATGCCGATGACCGACCGGGAGTACGCGGGGCTGGCGCCCGAACACACCCTGGCGACGCTCGAGACGGTGGATCCGGGACGCGTGATCGTCCCGCTTCGCGCGCCCGAGGAGCGCGTCGGCCCCTTCGTCGAGTGGCTGTCGGACTTCGATCTCGACCTCACGGTGCTGTGGTGTAACGCCCCCGCCGTCGAGGCGCTGCTCGCCGAACACGGGCTGGACGGCGAGGCGGGCAAGGGCCGCGACGTCTGGCTCGGGACGGGACTCGCGGCCGAACGCGAGGAGTTCGTCGTCGTCCACGACGCCGACGCGAGGACGTACGGTCCGGGCCACGTCGCCCGGCTGCTCGCGCCGCTCTCGACCGGTTTCGAGTTCGCGAAGGGCTACTACGCCCGCGTCGAGCACGGACGGCTCTACGGCCGGCTGTTCCGGCTGTTCTACGAGCCGCTGGTCGCCGCGCTGGCCGAACGCCACGACGCGGCGATCCTGGAGTACCTGGGGGCGTTCCGCTACGCGCTGGCCGGCGAGATGGGGATGACCGCCGACCTCGCTCGCGAGCTCCGCGTCGAGCCGACGTGGGGGCTGGAGGTCGGCGTCCTCGGCGACGCCTTCTCCCGGGCGGGCTTCGCGGGGACCGCACAGGTCGACCTGGGAGCCCACGAGCACGACCACCGTGCAGTCGGCGGCTCGGCCGGGCTGGCGGAGATGAGTCGGGGGGTCGGGGCGGCGCTGTTCCGCGTCCTCGCCGACGAGGGGATCGAGCCCGACTTCGAGCGGCTGGCCGAGCGCTACCCCGAGGTCGCGACACGGTTCGTCCGGCAGTACGCGGCCGACGCGGCGTTCAACGGCCTCTCGTACGATCCGGACGAGGAGCGTGCCCAGGTGGGTCGGTACGTCGAGGCGATCGTACCCCCTGAAGCGGATCGCCGGCTACCGCCGTGGTCGGCCGTCCCCGTCGATCCCGGAAGGGTCGCGGCCGTCTCGGCCGACGCGATCGACTCGGGCTAG